A window of the Vibrio pomeroyi genome harbors these coding sequences:
- the deoC gene encoding deoxyribose-phosphate aldolase, with amino-acid sequence MSDLKAAALRALKLMDLTTLNDDDTTEKVVALCHDAKTAVGNTAAICIYPRFIPAAKKALREQGTPEVRIATVTNFPHGNDDIEIAVAETKAAVAYGADEVDVVFPYRALIAGNEEVGFELVKQCKAACGDITLKVIIETGELKEEALIKKASQICIEAGADFIKTSTGKVPVNATPEYARMMLEVIRDMGVAKTVGFKPAGGVRTAEDAALYLAMADELLGAEWADNMHYRFGASSLLTNLLNTLEVTDQTADPAAY; translated from the coding sequence ATGAGCGATTTAAAAGCAGCAGCTCTACGTGCACTTAAACTTATGGACCTAACTACGCTAAATGACGACGATACTACTGAGAAAGTAGTGGCGCTTTGTCATGACGCGAAGACTGCAGTAGGCAACACAGCTGCAATCTGTATTTACCCTCGCTTTATCCCAGCAGCTAAGAAAGCGTTGCGTGAGCAAGGTACTCCAGAAGTACGCATTGCGACTGTAACTAACTTCCCTCATGGTAATGACGACATCGAAATTGCTGTTGCAGAAACAAAAGCAGCAGTAGCGTACGGCGCAGATGAAGTTGACGTAGTATTCCCATACCGTGCTCTTATTGCTGGCAACGAAGAAGTTGGCTTTGAGCTAGTTAAGCAATGTAAAGCAGCTTGTGGTGACATCACGCTTAAAGTGATCATCGAAACAGGTGAACTGAAAGAAGAAGCACTGATCAAGAAAGCTTCTCAAATCTGTATCGAAGCTGGTGCAGACTTCATCAAAACTTCAACAGGTAAAGTGCCAGTAAACGCGACTCCAGAGTACGCGCGCATGATGCTTGAAGTTATTCGTGACATGGGCGTTGCTAAAACAGTTGGTTTCAAACCTGCTGGTGGCGTACGTACTGCGGAAGATGCAGCACTATACCTAGCAATGGCTGATGAACTACTAGGCGCTGAGTGGGCAGACAACATGCACTACCGTTTTGGTGCTTCAAGCCTACTAACTAACCTTCTTAATACATTAGAAGTGACAGACCAAACTGCTGATCCAGCAGCATACTAA
- a CDS encoding NupC/NupG family nucleoside CNT transporter, whose translation MSLFMSLVGMVALIAIAVLLSDNRKAINLRTVGGAFAIQFALGAFVLYIPWGRDLLAGFSAGVANVIDYGKDGTGFLFGSLVNFSVDGIGFIFAFQVLPTLIFFSALISVLYYIGVMQIVIKVLGGGLQKALGTSRAESMSAAANIFVGQTEAPLVVRPFVPKMTNSELFAVMCGGLASVAGGVLAGYASMGVPLEYLVAASFMAAPGGLLFAKIIKPETDKPDDNIADEMDGGDDKPANVIDAAAGGASVGLQLALNVGAMLLAFIGLIALINGILGGIGGWVGMENLTLELLLGWIFAPLAFIIGVPWEEATIAGSFIGQKTVVNEFVAYLNFVPYVGENAQVVAATGQVMSEKTQAIIAFALCGFANLSSIAILLGGLGGIAPSRRHDIARMGVKAVIAGTLSNLMAATIAGFFLSF comes from the coding sequence ATGAGCCTGTTTATGAGCCTAGTCGGAATGGTTGCACTGATCGCAATCGCAGTACTACTATCTGACAACCGCAAAGCTATTAATCTAAGAACAGTGGGTGGCGCTTTCGCTATCCAATTCGCACTTGGTGCATTCGTACTTTACATCCCTTGGGGTCGTGATCTACTTGCAGGTTTCTCTGCTGGTGTAGCAAACGTGATCGACTACGGTAAAGACGGTACTGGTTTCCTATTCGGCAGCCTAGTTAACTTCTCAGTTGACGGTATCGGTTTCATCTTTGCTTTCCAAGTACTACCAACTCTGATTTTCTTCTCTGCACTTATCTCTGTACTTTACTACATTGGTGTTATGCAAATTGTAATCAAAGTTCTTGGTGGTGGTCTTCAGAAAGCTCTAGGTACTTCTCGCGCCGAGTCTATGTCTGCAGCAGCAAACATCTTCGTTGGTCAAACTGAAGCACCTCTAGTTGTTCGTCCATTTGTTCCTAAAATGACAAACTCTGAACTATTCGCAGTAATGTGTGGTGGTTTGGCTTCTGTAGCTGGTGGTGTACTAGCAGGTTACGCATCTATGGGTGTACCTCTAGAGTACCTAGTTGCAGCGTCATTCATGGCAGCACCTGGTGGTCTACTATTCGCTAAAATCATCAAGCCTGAAACTGATAAGCCAGACGACAACATCGCTGACGAAATGGACGGTGGCGATGACAAACCAGCTAACGTTATCGACGCAGCAGCAGGTGGCGCATCAGTTGGTCTACAACTAGCTCTAAACGTAGGTGCAATGCTACTAGCATTCATCGGTCTAATTGCTCTAATCAACGGTATCCTAGGTGGCATCGGTGGTTGGGTTGGTATGGAAAACCTAACTCTAGAACTTCTTCTAGGTTGGATCTTCGCACCACTAGCATTCATCATTGGTGTTCCATGGGAAGAAGCAACTATCGCTGGTTCTTTCATTGGTCAGAAGACAGTTGTTAACGAATTCGTTGCATACCTAAACTTCGTACCATATGTTGGTGAAAACGCTCAAGTTGTTGCAGCAACTGGTCAAGTGATGTCTGAGAAGACTCAAGCTATCATCGCATTCGCACTATGTGGTTTCGCAAACCTTTCTTCTATTGCGATTCTTCTAGGTGGTCTAGGTGGTATTGCACCAAGCCGTCGCCACGACATCGCACGTATGGGTGTTAAAGCGGTAATTGCTGGTACTCTATCTAACCTGATGGCAGCAACAATTGCTGGCTTCTTCCTATCTTTCTAA
- a CDS encoding TatD family hydrolase gives MTPELSDFPLFDTHCHADFDAFDSGFSVEQSLDGYLKEAKQAQVEKLLIPSIGQSNWGKLDKIAQSHPNIYYALGFHPYFLEQADETQFSELRQLLSSKNSQCVAIGECGLDFFVDVEKEKQERFFIQQMELAKAFGLPLIIHERKSYNRLIELIKQHKFTLGGVIHGFSGSEQQALAWIKLGFYIGVGGTITYPRAQKTRTTIAKLPLECLVLETDAPDMPMHGNQGNVNHSKYLVTILNELFLLRKEPKQSIAAQIWQNSHRAFGICE, from the coding sequence ATGACACCAGAATTAAGTGATTTTCCGCTATTTGATACCCATTGCCATGCGGACTTTGACGCCTTTGACAGCGGTTTTTCAGTTGAGCAAAGTCTTGATGGTTACCTAAAAGAAGCGAAACAAGCCCAAGTTGAGAAACTGTTGATTCCTTCTATTGGCCAAAGTAACTGGGGAAAACTCGACAAAATCGCTCAATCTCATCCTAATATTTACTATGCATTAGGCTTCCACCCGTACTTTTTAGAGCAAGCGGATGAGACACAATTTTCAGAACTTCGCCAGTTACTCTCTTCAAAAAACAGCCAGTGTGTCGCGATAGGAGAGTGTGGACTCGACTTCTTTGTCGACGTCGAAAAGGAAAAGCAAGAGCGTTTTTTTATCCAACAAATGGAGCTTGCGAAGGCGTTTGGGCTGCCTTTAATCATCCATGAGAGGAAGTCTTACAACCGACTTATTGAGCTAATAAAGCAGCACAAGTTCACCTTAGGTGGTGTGATTCACGGTTTTTCGGGGAGTGAACAGCAGGCTTTGGCTTGGATCAAGCTCGGTTTCTATATTGGCGTCGGTGGAACGATAACTTACCCAAGAGCGCAAAAAACACGCACAACCATCGCAAAATTGCCCCTTGAATGCTTGGTATTGGAAACGGATGCTCCGGACATGCCCATGCATGGAAACCAAGGAAATGTTAATCATTCCAAATATTTAGTTACGATCTTAAATGAACTTTTTTTGCTTAGAAAAGAGCCAAAGCAATCGATTGCAGCGCAGATTTGGCAAAATAGCCATCGCGCATTCGGTATATGTGAATAA
- a CDS encoding DUF5363 domain-containing protein, whose product MFGWIKDWIKKYDKWCEELGLTPENKRSCVPHRSDPQGQQAESGEDDTRIK is encoded by the coding sequence ATGTTCGGTTGGATTAAAGATTGGATTAAGAAATACGATAAGTGGTGTGAGGAGCTTGGTTTAACACCTGAGAATAAGCGCAGCTGTGTGCCTCATCGTAGTGATCCTCAAGGACAACAAGCAGAGAGTGGGGAAGATGACACCAGAATTAAGTGA
- the prfC gene encoding peptide chain release factor 3 has product MSFQQEVSKRRTFAIISHPDAGKTTITEKVLLFGNAIQKAGTVKGRGSNQHAKSDWMEMEKERGISVTTSVMQFPYNDCLVNLLDTPGHEDFSEDTYRTLTAVDSCLMVIDAAKGVEDRTRKLMEVTRLRDTPIVTFMNKLDRDVRDPMEVLDEVESELGMACSPISWPIGCGKEFKGVYHIHRDETILYESGHGHEIQEVRIIKGLDNPELNEAVGDDLAESVREELELVIGACPEFDHDLFLAGELTPVYFGTALGNFGVDHMLDGLTKWAPAPQTRQANERDVVATEEKFSGFVFKIQANMDPKHRDRIAFMRIVSGTYNQGMKMNHVRTGKNVSISDAVTFMAGDRARAEKAYAGDIIGLHNHGTIQIGDTFTQGESLKFSGIPNFAPELFRRIRLRDPLKQKQLLKGLVQLSEEGAVQVFRPMQNNDLIVGAVGVLQFDVVVARLKAEYNVEAIYEGVNVATARWVECDDAKKLEEFKRKNQSNLALDGGDNLSYIAPTMVNLNLASERFPEVQFRATREH; this is encoded by the coding sequence ATGTCTTTCCAACAAGAAGTGAGCAAACGTAGAACGTTTGCAATTATCTCTCACCCGGATGCGGGTAAAACCACGATTACTGAAAAAGTTCTTTTATTCGGAAACGCGATTCAGAAAGCGGGTACCGTAAAAGGCCGTGGCTCTAACCAGCACGCTAAATCTGACTGGATGGAGATGGAAAAAGAACGTGGTATCTCGGTAACTACGTCGGTAATGCAATTCCCATACAATGATTGCCTAGTAAACCTACTAGATACTCCAGGACACGAAGATTTCTCGGAAGATACGTACCGTACACTAACTGCGGTTGACTCTTGTTTGATGGTTATCGATGCTGCGAAAGGTGTCGAGGATCGTACTCGCAAACTAATGGAAGTAACACGCCTACGTGATACGCCAATCGTAACGTTTATGAACAAACTTGACCGTGACGTTCGTGACCCGATGGAAGTGCTTGATGAAGTAGAAAGCGAGCTGGGTATGGCTTGTTCTCCAATCTCATGGCCAATTGGTTGTGGTAAAGAGTTTAAAGGTGTTTACCACATTCACCGTGATGAAACGATCTTGTACGAATCTGGCCACGGCCATGAAATCCAAGAAGTACGTATCATCAAAGGTCTAGACAATCCTGAGCTAAATGAAGCGGTAGGTGACGATCTTGCGGAAAGCGTGCGTGAAGAGCTAGAGCTTGTTATCGGTGCTTGTCCTGAATTTGATCACGATTTGTTCCTTGCTGGTGAGTTAACGCCTGTTTACTTCGGTACTGCACTGGGTAACTTTGGTGTTGACCACATGCTAGATGGTCTAACGAAGTGGGCACCTGCACCGCAAACTCGCCAAGCGAACGAGCGTGATGTTGTTGCTACAGAAGAGAAGTTTTCTGGCTTCGTATTTAAGATCCAAGCAAACATGGATCCTAAGCACCGTGACCGTATCGCATTCATGCGTATCGTATCGGGTACTTACAACCAAGGTATGAAGATGAACCATGTTCGTACTGGCAAGAATGTAAGTATCTCGGATGCGGTAACCTTCATGGCGGGTGACCGTGCGCGAGCTGAGAAAGCTTACGCGGGCGATATCATTGGTCTGCACAACCACGGCACAATCCAGATTGGTGATACCTTTACTCAAGGTGAAAGCCTGAAGTTCTCTGGTATTCCAAACTTTGCGCCAGAGCTATTCCGTCGTATTCGTCTACGCGATCCACTGAAGCAGAAGCAACTTCTTAAAGGTTTGGTTCAGCTTTCAGAAGAGGGCGCTGTGCAAGTATTCCGTCCAATGCAGAACAACGACCTGATCGTTGGTGCGGTTGGTGTACTTCAGTTCGACGTGGTTGTAGCGCGCTTGAAAGCTGAATACAACGTAGAAGCTATCTACGAAGGTGTTAACGTTGCAACAGCTCGTTGGGTTGAGTGTGACGACGCTAAGAAACTGGAAGAGTTCAAACGTAAGAACCAATCTAACCTAGCGCTAGATGGCGGTGACAACCTGTCTTACATCGCACCAACTATGGTGAACTTGAACCTAGCTTCTGAACGTTTCCCAGAAGTTCAGTTCCGAGCGACGCGCGAGCACTAA
- the rimI gene encoding ribosomal protein S18-alanine N-acetyltransferase, translated as MTNQFLPTSQKHLDAIWQIEQTAHSHPWSETMIRDLDSRGACHHVLEVDGQVVGYFFAQNIVGEVTLLNIAVDPSQQGKGYGKALTEHFLDMCEQADAESAWLEVRESNVNAFNLYEKAGFNEVDRRRNYYPTKQGNEDAIIMSYLFMSFS; from the coding sequence ATGACTAATCAATTTTTACCGACTTCACAAAAACACCTAGACGCTATTTGGCAGATAGAACAGACCGCGCATTCTCACCCTTGGTCTGAAACTATGATTCGCGATCTCGATAGTCGAGGTGCTTGTCACCATGTGCTTGAAGTCGATGGACAAGTGGTAGGGTATTTCTTCGCGCAAAATATCGTTGGTGAAGTGACGCTGCTTAATATTGCTGTCGACCCAAGCCAGCAAGGTAAAGGTTATGGTAAAGCGCTGACCGAGCATTTTCTTGATATGTGTGAGCAAGCTGACGCGGAAAGTGCTTGGCTGGAAGTTCGCGAGAGTAACGTGAACGCGTTTAACCTGTATGAGAAAGCCGGTTTCAACGAAGTCGACCGCCGTCGTAACTATTACCCAACTAAGCAAGGCAATGAAGATGCCATCATTATGAGCTATCTTTTTATGTCTTTTAGCTAA
- a CDS encoding DNA polymerase III subunit psi encodes MSQTHAQYLQEMGISQWELSHPERLAGYESELTPLSNDCKLLLVSPEKPQEDLAVMFERVLKSIKLDLPQALHIQPQHLSSLELGDVEWVWFAGCESAQELKAKTLQSPLLSDINGNNQHRRDLWQQICAYD; translated from the coding sequence ATGTCACAAACACACGCACAATACCTGCAAGAGATGGGCATTAGCCAATGGGAGCTTAGTCACCCAGAGCGTTTGGCGGGCTATGAATCTGAATTGACTCCGCTCTCTAACGATTGCAAGTTACTGTTGGTATCGCCTGAAAAACCTCAGGAAGACCTCGCCGTGATGTTTGAGCGTGTACTCAAAAGTATCAAGCTCGACTTACCTCAAGCCTTACATATTCAGCCTCAACACCTATCTTCTCTCGAACTCGGTGATGTTGAATGGGTATGGTTTGCAGGTTGTGAGTCCGCCCAAGAGCTGAAAGCAAAAACATTACAATCACCATTACTGTCTGACATCAATGGTAATAACCAACACCGCCGCGATTTATGGCAACAAATTTGTGCTTATGACTAA
- a CDS encoding GNAT family N-acetyltransferase translates to MLIRTEAPADILVIDRLLKSVFETDAEANLVMSLRENSHLTLSLVACSDEGEVVGHLMFSPITLKGDDHNWQGLAPLAVKEEFRNQGIAKSLVEDAFSTLVDFGYPACVVLGDPAYYGRFGFKAASEFGLSCAWDVPEGAFQAIELVEGALVGHSGEIAYSPEFNDL, encoded by the coding sequence ATGCTTATTCGAACTGAAGCACCGGCAGATATACTTGTCATTGATCGTCTATTGAAATCTGTTTTTGAAACGGATGCAGAAGCTAATTTGGTTATGAGCTTGCGTGAGAATAGTCATTTAACGCTATCGCTGGTGGCTTGTTCTGACGAAGGTGAGGTGGTTGGTCACCTGATGTTTAGCCCAATTACGCTTAAAGGTGACGATCACAACTGGCAGGGGCTTGCGCCACTTGCTGTGAAAGAAGAGTTCCGCAACCAAGGCATTGCTAAATCCCTGGTTGAAGATGCTTTCTCTACTTTGGTTGATTTCGGTTACCCAGCCTGTGTTGTGCTTGGTGATCCTGCCTATTACGGTCGCTTTGGTTTCAAGGCTGCGAGTGAGTTTGGTTTGAGCTGCGCTTGGGATGTGCCTGAGGGAGCTTTTCAAGCTATCGAGTTAGTTGAAGGTGCGCTTGTCGGGCATTCTGGTGAGATCGCTTACAGTCCTGAGTTCAACGACTTATAA
- the ubiT gene encoding ubiquinone anaerobic biosynthesis accessory factor UbiT — MINKIRTQLVQNAASILRSPVQLLPKTVQKRALLEALKNVFKEALEDGDFEFLEDKWLKVSIKDMGLSWCISYENEQLVVADKEVAEDVSFSGNLNDLVLIAGRKEDPDTLFFQRRLSIEGDTELGLEVKNLMDSVDLDLLPTPMKTLLNQLADFVQKGVQSPDTQSEVMNAYSN, encoded by the coding sequence GTGATAAACAAGATTCGCACTCAACTAGTTCAAAATGCCGCATCAATTTTGCGATCTCCAGTCCAGTTATTGCCTAAAACAGTACAAAAAAGAGCCTTATTAGAAGCACTGAAGAATGTCTTCAAGGAAGCTTTAGAAGACGGTGACTTTGAGTTCTTAGAAGATAAGTGGCTGAAAGTTTCAATAAAAGATATGGGGTTAAGTTGGTGTATTAGTTACGAAAATGAGCAACTGGTTGTAGCTGATAAAGAAGTCGCTGAAGATGTCAGTTTTAGCGGGAATCTTAACGATCTTGTATTGATTGCGGGACGTAAAGAAGACCCAGATACGCTTTTCTTCCAACGTCGACTGTCTATTGAAGGTGATACAGAGCTCGGTTTAGAGGTCAAAAACTTGATGGATAGCGTAGATTTGGACTTATTGCCGACTCCTATGAAAACTTTGTTAAATCAATTAGCTGATTTTGTGCAGAAGGGAGTACAATCCCCAGATACACAAAGTGAGGTAATGAATGCTTATTCGAACTGA
- a CDS encoding bifunctional diguanylate cyclase/phosphodiesterase, producing the protein MPPQQLQHWFTQLTANSPFFFAVLDAQHNYFMVNERYCDIAGLSQTELAGMNDRQTLGEQFYQHLKPYYERAFNGETIEAEVTLNETDLDTSLHFSLSPLANGNKTDYIVFHAFDTSENQVLVRSLEESEAKFHKLSHLLPDGLLLVENDYILSSNPAAARLLGFNSTTELIGEELGRLFIDEQTKTVFNNSLSSIISESGLVCLTGARCGFERKVQLNIDSTAILGSSTQLVLIQDAQETAKQYTPANSEDAYIDALTKLYNRVGFTKRLEQFIHNDTPVVMLYLDIDNFKNINDSLGHHIGDKVIKEVASRLKRLLPRQAVIGHLGGDEFGIILPEPEHQRTPEMLAEKIISLINQPFDLHHFSKRLACSIGSVSFPQDGTDARILLQNADTAMYEAKDRGRNRLIKFNEQMNKEARMRLWLEIELQKALQQNGLEVWYQPKVNARDFTINGAEALVRWKHPVEGYISPAAFIPVAERAGLIEQLGRVVMREVFATVKRWKMQGILPGRVAINLSPEQFGNPKLIDYMEKLLRSTELDPSAITFELTESAVMSDSEHTLQMLNAIKKLGFALSIDDFGTGYSSLSYLARFPIDELKIDRAFISDIDTLPKQITVIENIINLGKSLDLTVVAEGVETSEQATLLSNLNCSSIQGFHFYRPQPKQDVEELFAQNRRHKN; encoded by the coding sequence ATGCCTCCCCAGCAACTACAACATTGGTTTACCCAGCTAACTGCAAATAGTCCGTTCTTTTTTGCAGTACTTGATGCTCAACATAACTATTTTATGGTGAATGAGCGTTACTGCGATATTGCTGGTTTGAGCCAAACAGAGCTTGCAGGCATGAATGACCGCCAAACCTTAGGCGAGCAATTCTACCAACATCTTAAGCCTTACTATGAGCGTGCCTTCAATGGCGAAACAATTGAGGCCGAAGTTACTCTCAACGAAACTGACCTCGATACCAGCCTTCATTTCAGCTTATCCCCTCTAGCAAACGGCAACAAAACTGACTACATCGTCTTTCATGCCTTCGATACATCTGAAAACCAAGTCCTTGTCCGTTCTTTAGAAGAGTCCGAAGCAAAGTTCCATAAACTCTCTCACCTACTCCCAGACGGATTACTGTTGGTTGAGAACGACTACATCTTATCATCCAACCCAGCTGCAGCTCGACTGCTTGGTTTCAATTCCACCACAGAGCTGATTGGCGAAGAGTTAGGCCGCTTATTTATCGATGAACAAACCAAAACAGTCTTCAATAATAGCCTGAGTTCTATTATTTCTGAGTCTGGTTTGGTTTGCTTAACGGGCGCCCGATGTGGCTTTGAACGTAAGGTTCAACTCAACATCGACTCAACAGCCATTCTCGGCAGTAGCACCCAGCTTGTGCTTATCCAAGACGCGCAAGAAACCGCAAAACAATACACTCCGGCAAACAGTGAAGATGCTTACATCGACGCGTTAACCAAGCTCTACAACCGAGTTGGGTTTACCAAGCGCCTTGAGCAGTTCATTCACAACGACACGCCTGTTGTCATGCTCTACTTAGACATTGATAACTTTAAAAATATCAATGACTCACTGGGTCATCATATCGGTGACAAGGTGATTAAAGAGGTCGCTTCTCGCTTAAAACGCTTGCTGCCTCGTCAAGCCGTTATCGGTCATTTAGGTGGTGATGAATTTGGTATTATTCTGCCAGAGCCTGAACATCAACGAACACCTGAAATGCTCGCTGAAAAGATCATTTCCTTGATCAACCAACCCTTCGATCTTCACCACTTTAGTAAACGCTTAGCCTGCTCTATTGGTAGTGTAAGCTTTCCTCAAGATGGTACGGATGCTCGCATCTTGCTACAAAATGCCGACACTGCAATGTATGAGGCGAAAGATCGTGGGCGTAATCGCCTGATCAAGTTCAACGAACAGATGAACAAAGAAGCCCGTATGCGACTGTGGCTTGAGATAGAACTTCAGAAGGCGCTGCAACAAAACGGACTCGAGGTTTGGTACCAACCAAAAGTAAACGCCCGTGACTTCACCATCAACGGGGCAGAAGCTCTAGTTCGTTGGAAGCACCCAGTAGAAGGCTACATCAGCCCTGCCGCCTTCATCCCAGTTGCAGAACGTGCCGGTCTTATCGAGCAGCTTGGTCGCGTGGTGATGCGTGAAGTATTCGCAACAGTTAAACGCTGGAAGATGCAGGGGATCCTGCCTGGTCGTGTGGCGATCAACCTTTCACCAGAACAGTTTGGTAATCCAAAGCTGATTGATTACATGGAAAAGCTGCTGCGTTCGACAGAGCTAGACCCAAGTGCAATTACGTTTGAGCTGACAGAAAGTGCAGTGATGAGTGACAGTGAACACACGCTGCAAATGCTCAACGCCATCAAGAAACTCGGCTTCGCCCTATCGATTGATGATTTCGGTACCGGTTATTCTTCTCTGTCTTACCTTGCTCGCTTCCCAATTGATGAGCTTAAGATCGACCGTGCTTTCATCTCGGATATCGATACTCTGCCAAAGCAAATCACTGTGATTGAAAACATCATCAATCTGGGTAAATCTCTCGATTTAACCGTGGTTGCAGAAGGTGTCGAAACCAGTGAGCAAGCGACGCTGCTGTCGAACCTCAACTGTAGCTCCATTCAAGGCTTCCACTTCTATCGCCCGCAACCAAAACAAGATGTTGAAGAGCTGTTCGCACAAAACCGACGTCATAAAAACTGA
- the ubiU gene encoding ubiquinone anaerobic biosynthesis protein UbiU, with product MELLCPAGNLPALKTAIDCGADAVYIGFKDDTNARHFAGLNFAGKKLDRAVQYVHDRNKKIHVALNTFAHPNGFERWTNAVDNAAALGVDALIIADIAVLEYAANKYPDLELHLSVQASATNAAAIDFYHKNFNVKRVVLPRVLSIHQVKQLSRNITSDVDLEVFAFGSLCIMAEGRCYLSSYMTGESPNTVGACSPAKYVRWQETETGLESRLNEILIDKYEAGENAGYPTLCKGRFEAEIDGERKRYHALEEPTSLNTLSMLPELFAANVASVKIEGRQRSPAYVEQVTRTWRAAIDRYLANPEQYQVEQAWNATLANVSEGTQTTLGAYHRKWQ from the coding sequence ATGGAACTCTTATGCCCAGCGGGTAACTTACCTGCTTTGAAAACCGCCATTGATTGCGGTGCGGATGCTGTCTATATCGGATTCAAAGACGATACCAATGCCCGACACTTTGCAGGCCTAAACTTTGCGGGTAAAAAGCTCGATCGTGCTGTGCAGTATGTGCATGACCGCAACAAGAAAATTCATGTTGCCTTAAATACGTTTGCTCACCCAAATGGCTTCGAACGCTGGACTAATGCGGTAGACAACGCAGCTGCACTAGGTGTCGATGCGCTGATCATCGCAGACATCGCAGTACTCGAATATGCTGCCAACAAGTATCCAGACCTTGAACTGCACTTATCAGTACAAGCATCAGCGACCAATGCCGCTGCTATCGACTTCTACCATAAAAACTTCAACGTTAAGCGTGTCGTATTACCGCGTGTATTATCGATTCATCAGGTCAAACAGCTTTCTCGCAACATCACTTCTGACGTTGACCTTGAAGTATTCGCTTTCGGTAGTTTGTGTATCATGGCAGAAGGTCGTTGCTACCTCTCTTCATACATGACAGGTGAATCACCAAATACAGTGGGTGCTTGCTCTCCTGCGAAATACGTTCGCTGGCAAGAAACAGAGACAGGTTTAGAGTCTCGCTTGAATGAAATCCTTATCGATAAGTATGAAGCAGGTGAGAACGCTGGCTACCCAACGCTGTGTAAAGGTCGCTTTGAAGCAGAGATCGACGGTGAACGCAAGCGCTACCACGCACTTGAAGAGCCGACTAGCCTTAACACGTTATCAATGCTTCCTGAGTTGTTCGCCGCAAATGTTGCTTCAGTGAAGATTGAAGGTCGTCAGCGTAGCCCTGCTTATGTAGAACAAGTGACTCGTACTTGGCGCGCAGCCATCGACCGCTACTTAGCAAATCCTGAACAGTACCAAGTAGAACAAGCTTGGAATGCGACACTGGCGAATGTATCGGAAGGTACACAAACCACGCTTGGCGCTTATCACCGTAAATGGCAATAG
- a CDS encoding U32 family peptidase, with protein MKYALGPLLYFWPKQDVESFYEQAKSSSADIIYLGEAVCSKRREMKAKHWMDIAKELSASGKQVVLSTMALLEAPSEVNIMKKYIDNGDFAIEANDVSAIQLASESKVPFVVGPAVNTYNARTLNLFLKQGMTRWCMPVELSREWLSNVMTQCEELNIRNKFEVEVFSHGYLPLAYSARCFTARAENKAKDDCETCCIKYPTGLQVESQEGQSVFNLNGIQTQSGYCYNLVNDLPNMHDLVDVVRLSPLGIDTFSEINNFRANEQGQKPMKIESRQCNGYWHQLAGLDVKNI; from the coding sequence ATGAAATACGCATTAGGCCCTCTACTTTATTTCTGGCCAAAACAAGACGTTGAAAGCTTCTATGAGCAAGCGAAATCAAGCTCTGCTGATATCATCTACCTCGGTGAAGCCGTGTGTTCAAAGCGTCGTGAGATGAAAGCGAAACACTGGATGGACATCGCTAAAGAACTGTCAGCTTCAGGTAAGCAAGTGGTGCTGTCGACCATGGCATTGCTGGAAGCGCCAAGCGAAGTCAACATCATGAAGAAGTACATTGATAACGGTGACTTCGCGATTGAGGCAAACGACGTGTCAGCTATTCAACTGGCAAGCGAAAGCAAAGTACCTTTCGTTGTCGGCCCAGCAGTAAACACATACAACGCGCGCACGCTGAACCTGTTCTTGAAGCAAGGTATGACACGTTGGTGTATGCCGGTTGAGCTTTCTCGTGAATGGCTAAGCAACGTCATGACACAGTGTGAAGAGCTCAATATTCGTAACAAGTTCGAAGTCGAAGTATTTAGCCACGGTTACTTGCCTCTTGCTTACTCAGCACGCTGCTTTACGGCTCGCGCAGAGAACAAAGCGAAAGACGATTGCGAAACCTGCTGTATTAAGTACCCAACCGGATTACAGGTCGAGAGCCAAGAAGGCCAATCGGTATTCAACCTTAATGGTATCCAGACCCAATCGGGTTACTGCTACAACCTAGTGAATGATTTACCCAACATGCACGACTTGGTTGATGTGGTTCGTTTAAGCCCGCTCGGCATCGATACCTTCTCTGAAATTAATAACTTCAGAGCTAACGAACAAGGTCAAAAACCGATGAAGATTGAAAGCCGCCAATGTAATGGTTACTGGCATCAACTTGCAGGTTTAGACGTAAAAAACATCTAG